One part of the candidate division WOR-3 bacterium genome encodes these proteins:
- a CDS encoding GNAT family N-acetyltransferase, whose amino-acid sequence MKSAYLLTLNGEEEMRKLVILPKNFNKKEDIYTYYFNLDILRIIEEGGIVKVLYEDKKDEIIGLVCAEFYDNYLIIPYLLAPNLPLKSKLLSQILKETSDKRIILKIPSNEEKFIQYLMGNNFKLINTFILFLGKEDILKIEKPSVNYEELKTSVETINSTIFFYLLLQKNCIGILNAQKLGMSFPIVRISSIYIEEKYRNQKLGNFLLFSFLSFLFKEKKYFVVTEVPLGNLPAIRLFSSFNFGIIGSYKVLIR is encoded by the coding sequence ATGAAAAGTGCTTATCTTTTAACCTTAAATGGAGAAGAAGAAATGAGAAAATTAGTTATTCTTCCTAAAAATTTTAATAAGAAGGAAGATATTTATACTTATTATTTCAACTTAGATATCCTGCGAATAATCGAAGAAGGAGGAATTGTTAAAGTACTCTATGAAGATAAAAAAGATGAAATTATTGGATTGGTTTGTGCCGAATTTTATGATAACTACCTCATCATTCCCTATCTCTTAGCTCCTAATCTTCCTTTAAAAAGCAAACTCCTTTCACAAATTTTAAAAGAAACTTCGGATAAAAGAATAATTTTAAAAATTCCTTCTAATGAAGAAAAATTTATTCAATATCTTATGGGAAATAATTTCAAGTTAATCAACACCTTTATTTTATTTTTAGGCAAAGAGGATATCTTAAAAATAGAAAAACCTTCGGTTAATTATGAAGAATTAAAAACTTCCGTTGAAACTATTAACTCAACAATCTTTTTTTATCTTCTTTTACAAAAAAATTGTATTGGTATTCTTAATGCTCAGAAACTAGGAATGAGTTTCCCTATTGTGCGAATCTCTTCTATTTATATTGAAGAAAAATATCGCAATCAAAAACTTGGTAATTTCCTCTTATTTTCTTTCCTCTCCTTTCTTTTTAAAGAGAAAAAATATTTTGTAGTTACAGAAGTTCCTTTAGGAAACTTGCCAGCAATCCGTCTTTTTTCAAGCTTTAATTTTGGAATTATTGGATCTTATAAGGTTTTAATAAGATGA
- a CDS encoding DegT/DnrJ/EryC1/StrS family aminotransferase, with translation MKNINFIPFSRPSITEEEIKEVVETLKSGWLTTGKKTKEFEEKFKNYIGAQYAIAVNSATSGLFLSLKALGIKEGDEVILPTWTFCATANVVIHCGATPVFCDVNEEYLLTPEEIERKITKKTKAIIPVHFAGKCCDMEEINKIAEKYGLYVIEDAAHACGTIYKGKKVGKDSLLCVFSFYPTKNITTGEGGMIVTREKELAEKIRIMALHGLTLNAYDRYQKNGSWYYEVIYPGFKCNMTDIQASIGLCQLKRIEELIKKREEIVNYYQENLKYLNELILPKINLKDQRVSWHLYVARLSPTAKIKRDQLIEFLKEKNIGISVHFIPLHLHPYYQKTYSLKKEDFPIANLLFSSCFSLPLYPELKKDELDYIIYSIKEAIC, from the coding sequence ATGAAAAATATTAATTTTATTCCTTTTTCTCGACCCAGCATCACAGAAGAAGAAATAAAAGAAGTTGTTGAAACTTTGAAATCCGGTTGGCTTACTACTGGGAAAAAAACAAAAGAATTTGAAGAAAAATTTAAAAATTATATCGGTGCTCAATATGCTATCGCCGTAAATTCTGCCACTAGTGGTCTTTTCCTTTCTTTAAAAGCCTTGGGAATAAAAGAAGGAGATGAAGTAATTCTTCCTACTTGGACTTTTTGCGCCACCGCTAACGTAGTTATTCATTGTGGTGCTACACCCGTTTTCTGTGATGTAAATGAAGAATATCTTTTAACTCCTGAAGAGATTGAGAGAAAAATTACAAAAAAAACAAAAGCAATTATTCCTGTTCATTTTGCTGGCAAATGTTGTGATATGGAAGAAATAAATAAAATTGCCGAAAAATATGGTCTATACGTAATTGAAGATGCGGCTCATGCTTGTGGAACAATTTACAAAGGGAAAAAAGTCGGCAAGGATTCCCTTCTTTGTGTATTCTCTTTTTATCCTACAAAGAATATTACTACCGGTGAAGGAGGAATGATAGTCACCAGAGAAAAAGAATTAGCAGAAAAAATAAGAATAATGGCCCTGCACGGCCTCACTTTAAATGCCTATGATCGTTATCAGAAAAATGGTAGCTGGTATTACGAAGTTATTTATCCAGGATTTAAATGTAATATGACTGATATCCAAGCAAGTATTGGTCTTTGTCAATTAAAAAGAATTGAGGAGTTGATTAAAAAAAGAGAGGAGATTGTTAACTATTATCAAGAAAATCTTAAATATCTTAACGAACTAATTTTACCAAAGATTAATCTTAAAGACCAAAGAGTAAGTTGGCATCTTTATGTCGCGCGACTTTCGCCAACAGCAAAAATAAAAAGAGACCAATTAATAGAATTTTTAAAAGAAAAAAATATCGGAATTTCTGTCCATTTTATTCCTCTTCATTTACATCCCTATTATCAAAAGACTTATTCTTTAAAAAAAGAAGATTTCCCTATCGCCAATTTATTATTCTCCTCTTGTTTCTCTTTGCCTCTTTATCCAGAGTTAAAAAAAGATGAATTAGATTACATTATTTATTCAATAAAGGAGGCAATATGTTAA
- a CDS encoding NAD-dependent epimerase/dehydratase family protein, giving the protein MLKKLNFSILYRFLADSLILLFSYTFVYFLSEHTFPNFLSLYFLILIHLSVFSFSGFYTYGRTYRGRYKFLLIIFGSLISLLIFFSLTFRYSLFSFKLRPLLFGCLLSILLLSFVRLFLLLSNYFVYLEKKRARIIKKPIERILVIGGAGYIGSVLIRKLLKLGYRVRILDNFLYGKESIKELYHNKSFEVYEGDFRHINVLTEALEDCDALIHLGAIVGDPACTVSDKLTIETNLLATKFIVQVAKSKNCQRLIFASTCSVYGASDNNLLTEESETNPISLYAKTKLDSERVLLSEGKDLITTVLRFATCYGPSYRERYDLVINLLTLKAIKERKIPIYGGEQWRPFIHIDDLCEGIIKTLFAKEELVSGEIFNLGDTNENYQLKEIGKIIKEVCPDAELIIYPEASDKRNYRVSFEKIKNTLSFRCQKRVIDGVWELAEKIQKNGNYYLNPQFFIYASNYERVKNTKKESYWLSLIKEEVL; this is encoded by the coding sequence ATGTTAAAAAAGTTAAATTTTAGTATTTTATATCGATTTTTAGCGGATTCCCTTATTTTACTATTTTCTTATACCTTTGTTTATTTCTTAAGCGAACATACTTTTCCCAACTTTCTTTCTCTTTATTTTCTCATTCTTATTCATCTATCTGTCTTTTCATTTTCAGGATTTTATACCTATGGCCGAACCTATCGAGGAAGATACAAATTTCTTCTAATCATCTTTGGCTCCCTAATTTCCCTGTTGATATTCTTTTCTTTAACTTTTCGTTATTCTCTTTTTTCTTTTAAACTTCGGCCACTTCTTTTTGGTTGTCTTTTATCTATTTTACTTCTCTCTTTTGTCCGTCTTTTCCTTTTGTTATCCAACTATTTTGTTTATTTAGAAAAGAAAAGAGCCCGAATAATTAAAAAACCAATTGAAAGGATTTTGGTAATTGGTGGCGCCGGCTATATTGGTTCGGTTCTTATAAGAAAACTACTAAAATTAGGTTACCGAGTAAGAATTCTTGATAACTTTCTTTACGGAAAGGAAAGTATTAAAGAACTTTATCACAACAAATCTTTTGAAGTTTACGAAGGAGATTTTCGTCATATTAATGTTTTAACGGAAGCTTTGGAAGATTGTGATGCTCTTATTCATTTAGGAGCAATTGTTGGCGATCCAGCATGTACAGTGTCTGATAAATTAACCATCGAAACTAATCTTTTAGCCACTAAATTTATTGTTCAGGTAGCTAAAAGCAAAAACTGCCAAAGATTAATTTTTGCTTCCACCTGTTCTGTCTATGGTGCTTCTGATAATAACCTTCTTACCGAAGAAAGTGAAACCAATCCTATCTCCCTTTATGCTAAAACTAAATTGGATTCCGAAAGGGTTCTTTTATCAGAAGGAAAGGATTTAATCACAACCGTTCTCCGTTTTGCTACTTGTTACGGTCCTTCTTATCGTGAGAGATATGACTTAGTAATAAATCTCTTAACATTAAAGGCAATAAAAGAAAGAAAAATTCCTATTTATGGCGGCGAACAGTGGCGACCGTTTATTCATATTGACGATCTATGCGAAGGAATAATAAAGACTCTCTTCGCTAAGGAAGAATTGGTTAGTGGTGAAATATTTAATTTGGGTGATACTAACGAAAATTATCAATTGAAAGAAATTGGAAAAATCATAAAAGAAGTGTGCCCCGATGCAGAATTAATAATCTATCCTGAAGCCTCTGACAAAAGAAACTACCGAGTTTCCTTTGAAAAGATTAAAAATACCCTTTCTTTTCGCTGCCAAAAAAGGGTAATTGATGGTGTATGGGAATTAGCAGAAAAAATTCAAAAAAATGGAAATTACTATCTCAATCCCCAATTTTTTATTTATGCTTCTAATTATGAAAGAGTTAAAAATACAAAAAAGGAAAGTTATTGGCTTTCTTTAATAAAAGAGGAGGTTTTATGA
- a CDS encoding SLBB domain-containing protein, with product MKWIIFLGILTLSIFGFLIAQTPKEEAIVKAHIWGEVKNPGSYNISYTGDVLELISKAGGPTPNADLSKVTLIISKEKKRIILNLNKAIKKGEIFLLDNGDIIIIPRSKFAIIKETLPFITTFAVFLNLYLTYMTRR from the coding sequence ATGAAATGGATAATCTTTTTAGGCATTTTAACATTATCAATTTTTGGATTTTTAATTGCCCAAACACCAAAAGAAGAAGCAATAGTTAAAGCCCATATTTGGGGAGAGGTGAAAAATCCAGGATCTTATAATATTTCTTATACCGGCGATGTTTTAGAATTAATTTCTAAAGCTGGCGGACCTACCCCAAATGCTGATTTATCTAAAGTTACTCTTATTATTTCTAAAGAAAAAAAGAGGATAATCCTTAACTTAAATAAAGCGATTAAAAAAGGCGAAATATTTCTTCTCGATAATGGTGATATAATAATCATTCCCCGCTCAAAATTTGCGATAATTAAAGAAACACTTCCCTTCATTACTACTTTCGCAGTATTTTTAAATCTTTATTTAACTTATATGACTCGGAGGTAA